From Oscillospiraceae bacterium CM, a single genomic window includes:
- a CDS encoding helix-turn-helix transcriptional regulator — protein sequence MSIASDLIRGHTDTIILARLMGGDNYGYEINKAIQQKTGGRYELKEATLYSAFRRLEQEGCIESYWGDETTGARRRYYRITEIGKETFKSLLKDWKTAKELIDNLIEWEDK from the coding sequence ATGTCCATAGCGTCGGATCTCATACGCGGTCACACCGACACCATTATTCTCGCCCGGCTGATGGGCGGTGACAACTACGGCTATGAGATCAACAAAGCGATCCAGCAGAAAACGGGCGGCCGGTATGAGCTGAAGGAAGCCACACTCTATTCCGCTTTCCGCCGTCTTGAGCAGGAGGGCTGTATCGAGTCCTACTGGGGCGATGAGACGACGGGCGCGCGCCGCCGCTATTACCGCATCACCGAGATCGGCAAAGAGACCTTTAAAAGTCTATTAAAAGACTGGAAAACGGCAAAAGAACTGATCGACAACTTAATTGAGTGGGAGGACAAATAA
- a CDS encoding ABC transporter permease — translation MKHMTEIGLLFRRKLLELLREPVWIVSEFSMPVLYLALFAPLLKGLQSSALGGNVLNTFVPGLLTLFAFSSGIGEAWTIVNELQTGVTERFRVSPASRFSLLMGSVLRDTLIFLASALLLISISCLFGFTASLPGLVILLLLLCLLTATISATAVSIGLLLKTSGSVAALITTLQLPITLLSGVLLPITIGPMWLQVIAHFNPLFYLVEASRVLTAGSILNVTVLEAAAIMVPLTAFVLWWATRVYRKVVA, via the coding sequence GTGAAACACATGACTGAAATCGGGCTGCTGTTTCGCCGGAAACTCTTGGAGCTGCTGCGTGAGCCGGTCTGGATCGTGTCGGAGTTTTCGATGCCCGTGCTTTACCTCGCGCTGTTTGCACCATTGCTCAAGGGCTTGCAGTCTTCGGCGCTTGGCGGGAACGTTCTGAACACGTTTGTGCCGGGTCTTTTGACGCTTTTTGCCTTTTCCTCCGGCATCGGCGAGGCGTGGACGATTGTCAACGAATTGCAGACGGGCGTGACGGAGCGTTTTCGCGTCAGCCCCGCCAGCCGCTTTTCCCTACTGATGGGTAGCGTCTTACGCGACACGCTTATTTTCCTTGCCTCGGCGCTGCTGCTCATCTCCATCTCCTGCCTCTTCGGCTTTACGGCAAGCCTTCCCGGGCTTGTTATCCTGCTGCTTTTACTATGCCTTTTGACGGCGACAATCTCCGCGACAGCTGTGAGCATCGGCCTTTTGTTGAAAACATCCGGCAGTGTCGCCGCGCTGATTACAACGCTGCAGCTGCCGATTACCTTGTTATCCGGCGTTCTTCTGCCGATCACCATCGGCCCGATGTGGCTGCAGGTGATTGCGCACTTTAATCCGTTGTTTTACCTTGTTGAAGCCTCACGCGTGCTGACGGCCGGTTCCATTCTGAATGTGACCGTTCTGGAGGCTGCCGCCATTATGGTGCCGCTGACGGCTTTCGTGCTCTGGTGGGCCACACGCGTCTACCGAAAAGTTGTGGCGTAG
- a CDS encoding ATP-binding cassette domain-containing protein: MTNPIEVSDLKKSFHVGGKEIRAVQGVFLTVRDQEIFGFLGPNGAGKSTTLRMLTTLLPIDGGSARVCGFDLKTQQNNVRQSIGYVSQSGGADLPATGRENLILAARLYGMRRSAASARADELLSLFDLTALSGRIVRTYSGGQRRRLEVALAMVNKPSVLFLDEPTTGLDLQNRANLWDQIRLLREHGTTVFLTTHYLEEADALCDRLCIIDDGRIVAEGTPQDLKRSISGDVVRLKLNDGKRVDLSLFRALPHVKDLRSEGDVITLYTDAGPALMQALFPVLEKINRTAESISLTQASLDDVFLKKTGRCLRDAETEVPCETHD, translated from the coding sequence ATGACAAATCCCATTGAAGTCAGCGATTTAAAAAAGAGTTTTCACGTCGGCGGCAAAGAGATCCGGGCGGTGCAAGGCGTCTTCCTGACTGTGCGCGACCAGGAAATTTTCGGTTTTCTGGGGCCGAACGGCGCTGGAAAGTCCACAACGCTTCGGATGCTTACAACGCTGCTCCCAATTGACGGCGGCAGCGCGCGCGTGTGCGGCTTTGACTTGAAAACACAGCAGAACAACGTGCGCCAGTCGATCGGTTACGTCAGCCAGTCGGGCGGGGCTGACCTGCCAGCCACCGGGCGGGAAAATTTGATTTTAGCGGCAAGGCTTTACGGCATGCGCCGCAGCGCGGCAAGCGCGCGAGCCGATGAGCTTTTGTCGCTTTTTGATTTGACGGCCCTTTCCGGCCGCATTGTCCGAACGTATTCCGGCGGTCAGCGGCGGCGGCTGGAGGTCGCTTTAGCAATGGTTAACAAACCGTCGGTGCTTTTTCTCGACGAACCGACGACCGGGCTTGACCTGCAAAACAGAGCCAATCTGTGGGACCAGATCCGCCTTTTGCGCGAGCATGGGACAACAGTATTTTTGACGACGCATTATCTGGAAGAGGCTGACGCACTATGCGACCGCCTGTGCATCATCGATGATGGGCGCATCGTCGCCGAGGGGACGCCACAGGACCTCAAGCGCTCCATATCAGGCGATGTTGTCCGGCTGAAGCTCAATGATGGTAAACGGGTTGATTTATCGCTTTTCAGGGCGCTCCCCCACGTGAAGGACTTGCGAAGCGAGGGTGACGTTATTACCCTGTATACCGACGCAGGCCCAGCCCTGATGCAGGCGCTTTTCCCAGTGCTGGAGAAAATTAACCGCACGGCCGAGAGCATCTCCCTCACACAGGCGTCTCTTGACGATGTCTTTCTAAAAAAAACAGGCCGCTGCCTGCGCGACGCCGAAACGGAGGTGCCCTGTGAAACACATGACTGA
- a CDS encoding DNA-directed RNA polymerase subunit beta, which yields MPKDVAYGKTIRKSFAKSEEVKDMPNLLEVQKDSYKWFLETGLREVFRDVAAITDYTGNLELTFIDYNINEKPKYTVEECKARDATFAAPLKVGVRLRNRETEEIKEQEIFMGDFPLMTEAGTFIINGAERVVVSQIIRSPSVYYEKKTDAKTAVTVYATTVIPYRGAWLEYETDASDNFYVRVDKNRKLPITWLLRAIGRPTAQPYTWLSVSGGEAGAESNELMKIIFGDDERINATLDKDTCRTREEALIELYKRLRPGDPPTVDSAETLLNNLFFDARRYDISTVGRYKFNKKLALWCRLSGQTLSQPIADPLTGEIIAEAGETLTRERAVEIENRGVIDAVVQADSREVKVFSNGMVYLNGFVDFNPEEELGIKERVRFIILKKLLEQYSGQELRDAIAENIDNLIPKHIIPDDIFASVNYLNCLAHGVGEADDIDHLGNRRMRSVGELLQNQFRVGFSRMERVIRERMTLQDLDIITPQSLINIRPVTAAIKEFFGSSPLSQFMDQTNPLAELTHKRRLSALGPGGLSRERASFDVRDVHYSHYGRMCPIETPEGPNIGLISYLASYGRVNEYGFIIAPFRKVDKKTCRVTEEIDYLTADMEDQFIVAQATEPLDENNCLVNQRITCRHRDEIVEVDRERVDYIDISPRMMVSIATAMIPFLENDDANRALMGANMQRQAVPLLTTEAPIVATGIEHKCALDSTVCALAEGDGVVTAVSATRITVRYDSGDVKDYVLTKFSRSNQGTCNNQRPVVSVRDRVKVGDVLADGPSTSEGEIALGKNILVGFMTWEGYNYEDAILINERLSMNDVFTSIHIEEHEIDARDTKLGPEEITRDIPGVGEDSLRYLDERGIISVGAEVHAGDILVGKVTPKGETDLTAEERLLRAIFGEKAREVRDTSLKVPHGESGIVVDVKVFTRENGDDLNPGVNMVVRCYIAQKRKISVGDKMAGRHGNKGVVSRILPKEDMPYLPDGTPLDIVLNPLGVPSRMNIGQVLEVHLGYAAKTLGWKVATPIFNGANEAEIRETLELAGLRPDGKSILYDGRTGDAFDNPVTVGYVYFLKLHHLVDDKIHARSTGPYSLVTQQPLGGKAQFGGQRFGEMEVWALEAYGAAYTLQEILTVKSDDVTGRVRTYESIVKGHNIPKPGVPESFKVLVKELQSLCLDVRVLDENGQKIELQNDDDDDDLRDNIRDSSMYHSDESEIISGGFSIEDVDLEEDDDIAAGFEEEDDFNDSEIYDLIEDEEEKI from the coding sequence ATGCCGAAAGACGTAGCGTACGGTAAAACGATCCGAAAGAGTTTTGCCAAGTCGGAAGAAGTTAAGGACATGCCAAACCTTTTGGAGGTGCAGAAGGACTCGTATAAGTGGTTTCTGGAGACAGGGCTTCGTGAGGTATTTCGGGATGTGGCGGCGATTACCGACTACACCGGAAATCTGGAGCTTACCTTCATTGATTATAACATTAATGAAAAACCGAAATACACCGTCGAGGAATGCAAAGCCCGTGACGCAACGTTTGCCGCACCCTTAAAGGTCGGCGTCCGGCTTCGTAACCGCGAGACGGAAGAAATTAAAGAGCAGGAAATTTTCATGGGCGATTTCCCGCTGATGACAGAGGCCGGCACGTTTATTATTAACGGTGCCGAGCGCGTCGTCGTCTCGCAGATTATTCGCTCTCCAAGCGTCTATTACGAAAAGAAGACAGACGCGAAAACGGCTGTTACAGTTTATGCAACGACGGTGATTCCATACCGCGGCGCGTGGCTGGAGTATGAGACAGACGCTTCCGATAACTTTTACGTCCGCGTCGATAAAAACAGAAAACTGCCGATCACATGGCTACTGCGTGCCATTGGCCGGCCGACGGCACAGCCGTACACATGGCTGTCCGTCTCTGGCGGCGAAGCGGGTGCCGAGTCCAACGAGCTGATGAAAATCATCTTCGGTGACGACGAGCGCATCAACGCCACGCTCGATAAAGATACCTGCCGCACGCGGGAAGAGGCGCTCATCGAGCTTTACAAGCGCCTGCGCCCCGGCGACCCCCCGACGGTGGACAGCGCCGAGACGCTTCTGAATAACCTCTTTTTTGACGCCAGACGGTATGACATTTCAACAGTTGGGCGTTATAAGTTCAATAAAAAGCTGGCGCTGTGGTGCAGGCTTTCCGGCCAGACGCTCTCGCAGCCGATTGCTGACCCCTTAACCGGCGAAATCATCGCCGAAGCGGGTGAAACGTTAACGCGCGAGCGGGCCGTCGAAATCGAAAACCGCGGTGTTATCGATGCGGTTGTTCAGGCTGACAGCCGCGAGGTTAAGGTTTTTTCAAACGGCATGGTGTATCTGAACGGTTTTGTCGATTTCAACCCCGAAGAAGAACTCGGCATCAAAGAGCGTGTCCGCTTCATCATTCTGAAGAAGCTGCTCGAGCAATACAGCGGTCAGGAACTGCGTGACGCAATTGCCGAAAACATCGATAATCTCATCCCAAAGCACATCATCCCGGACGATATTTTCGCGTCTGTCAACTATCTTAACTGCCTGGCACACGGTGTTGGCGAAGCAGATGATATCGACCATCTCGGCAACAGGCGCATGCGCAGCGTCGGCGAACTGTTGCAAAACCAGTTCCGCGTCGGCTTTTCCCGCATGGAGCGCGTCATCCGTGAGCGCATGACGCTGCAGGACCTTGATATCATCACCCCGCAGTCGCTCATTAATATCCGCCCAGTGACGGCGGCCATTAAAGAATTCTTCGGCTCCTCGCCGCTCTCCCAGTTCATGGACCAGACAAACCCGCTGGCGGAACTGACACACAAGCGCCGCCTGTCGGCACTCGGCCCCGGCGGCCTCTCGCGCGAACGCGCAAGCTTTGACGTGCGAGACGTCCATTACAGCCACTACGGGCGCATGTGCCCGATTGAGACGCCTGAAGGCCCAAACATCGGCCTCATCTCCTATCTGGCATCCTATGGGCGCGTCAATGAATACGGCTTTATCATCGCGCCGTTCCGCAAGGTTGATAAAAAAACGTGCCGCGTGACGGAAGAAATCGACTACCTCACGGCCGACATGGAGGATCAGTTTATTGTCGCGCAGGCCACCGAGCCGCTCGATGAGAACAACTGCCTCGTCAATCAGCGTATCACGTGCCGCCACCGTGACGAAATCGTCGAGGTCGACCGTGAGCGCGTGGATTACATCGATATTTCACCGCGTATGATGGTTTCCATCGCCACGGCTATGATCCCGTTTTTGGAAAATGACGACGCCAACCGCGCCCTCATGGGTGCGAACATGCAGCGCCAGGCTGTACCGCTTCTGACGACGGAAGCGCCAATCGTCGCGACCGGTATCGAGCACAAATGCGCGCTCGACTCCACCGTCTGCGCGTTAGCCGAAGGCGACGGCGTTGTGACGGCTGTATCCGCCACACGCATCACCGTCCGCTATGACAGCGGCGACGTGAAGGATTACGTACTGACGAAATTTTCGCGCTCCAATCAGGGCACGTGCAACAACCAGCGCCCTGTCGTCTCCGTCCGTGACCGCGTCAAAGTCGGCGATGTTCTGGCCGATGGCCCGTCAACGAGCGAGGGCGAAATTGCGCTCGGCAAAAACATCCTAGTCGGCTTCATGACATGGGAAGGCTATAACTACGAAGACGCCATTCTCATTAACGAGCGCCTGTCGATGAATGACGTCTTTACGTCGATCCATATTGAAGAGCATGAAATCGACGCCCGTGATACGAAGCTCGGCCCCGAGGAGATTACACGTGATATCCCGGGTGTCGGTGAAGACTCGCTGCGCTATCTTGATGAGCGCGGCATCATCAGCGTCGGCGCCGAAGTCCACGCGGGCGATATTCTCGTCGGCAAGGTTACGCCAAAGGGTGAAACGGACCTGACGGCAGAGGAACGGCTCTTACGCGCCATCTTCGGCGAAAAGGCCCGTGAAGTGCGCGACACGTCTCTCAAGGTTCCCCACGGAGAGTCCGGCATCGTTGTCGACGTCAAGGTGTTCACCCGTGAAAACGGCGATGATCTCAATCCCGGCGTCAACATGGTCGTGCGCTGCTATATCGCGCAAAAGCGTAAAATCAGCGTCGGCGACAAGATGGCCGGCCGACACGGCAACAAGGGCGTCGTCTCCCGCATCCTGCCGAAGGAGGATATGCCATACCTGCCGGACGGCACGCCGCTCGACATTGTTTTGAACCCGCTCGGTGTTCCGTCGCGTATGAACATCGGTCAGGTTCTTGAGGTGCACCTCGGATACGCCGCCAAAACGCTTGGCTGGAAGGTGGCCACGCCGATCTTCAACGGCGCCAACGAAGCGGAAATCCGCGAAACGCTGGAGCTTGCCGGGCTGCGCCCGGATGGCAAAAGCATTCTGTACGACGGCCGCACCGGCGATGCGTTTGATAACCCCGTCACCGTCGGCTACGTCTACTTCTTAAAGCTGCACCATCTTGTCGATGATAAGATTCACGCGCGGTCAACTGGCCCGTACAGCCTTGTGACGCAGCAGCCCCTGGGCGGCAAGGCCCAGTTCGGCGGCCAGCGCTTCGGCGAAATGGAAGTCTGGGCGCTGGAGGCCTATGGTGCGGCCTACACGCTGCAGGAGATCCTGACGGTGAAGTCCGACGACGTTACCGGCCGCGTGCGCACCTACGAATCGATCGTGAAGGGGCATAATATCCCAAAGCCGGGCGTACCGGAGTCCTTCAAGGTCCTCGTCAAAGAACTCCAGTCGCTCTGCCTCGATGTGCGCGTCCTCGATGAGAACGGGCAGAAAATCGAGCTGCAAAACGACGATGATGACGATGACCTCCGGGACAATATCCGCGACAGCAGCATGTATCATTCCGACGAAAGCGAGATTATTTCCGGCGGGTTCAGCATCGAGGATGTTGACCTGGAAGAGGATGACGATATCGCCGCCGGTTTTGAGGAAGAAGACGATTTCAATGACAGCGAAATCTATGATCTCATTGAAGATGAGGAGGAGAAAATATGA
- the rpoC gene encoding DNA-directed RNA polymerase subunit beta': MSCAPFDAIQIGLASPEKIRSWSFGEVKKPETINYRTLKPERDGLFCERIFGPTKDWECHCGKYKKIRYKGKICDRCGVEVTKSNVRRERMGHIELAAPVSHIWYFKGIPSRMGLLLDLTPRILEKVLYFAAYIVIDPGMTPLHKNQILTEKEYREMREKYEDDFKAGMGAEAIRDLLADIDCEKFSEQLRAEAKDASGQKKAKLVKRLEVVEAFRQSGNDPTWMIIDVLPVIPPEIRPMVQLDGGRFATSDLNDLYRRVINRNNRLKRLIQLNAPDIIVRNEKRMLQEAVDALIDNGRRGRAVTGANSRALKSLSDMLKGKQGRFRQNLLGKRVDYSGRSVIVVGPELKLYQCGVPKEMAIELFRPFVMKKLVEDGASNNIKSAKKMVDKGATEVWDALEVVIREHPVLLNRAPTLHRLGIQAFEPILVEGRALKLHPLVCTAYNADFDGDQMAIHVPLSSEAQAEARILMLSANNLLHPKDGQPVTVPTQDMILGSYYLTFIREKEPGAGKHFATPNEALMAYQNGDVGIHAPVLVRVSKKIDGVLRRRSIETTVGRIIFNEPIPQDLGFVDRSDPEHMFDYEVSFQTGKKQLEKIIKKCIAKHGFTLSAELLDNIKALGFKYSTRGAITISISDMTVPEAKRTLIRETEKKVVAIEQQYKRGFITDDERYRLVVREWETTTKNVTNALQDALDEYNPIFMMANSGARGSMNQIRQLAGMRGLMANTAGKTIEIPIKANFREGLTVLEYFVSSRGARKGLADTALRTADSGYLTRRLVDVSQDVIIREHDCATHDGFAVAVADETSNPAPGFADAIHGRFLAEDVLDPATGEVLFSRDNMLVTADADVMAARGVAEVKIRTVLDCEAPSGVCAKCYGINLATGDPVSIGEAVGVIAAQSIGEPGTQLTMRTFHTGGVAGDDITQGLPRVEELFEARKPKKMSILSETSGTVEVEETRKNAIVAISVTNAESGEVKVYQAPYSAGIRVKSGDTVKKGDMLTDGALNPHDVMRIRGKDDAQTYLISEVQKVYRQQGVEINDKHIEVIVRQMMRKVRIEEGGDTELLAGTTVDILEFKRANHDIQARLDAGETELRKASCVPLLMGITKASLATESFLSAASFQETTKVLTEAAIKGKVDHLVGLKENVIIGKLVPAGSGLSLYRKFERKMTDVSWDIDDEEEEEDDVDLSALVGSGNAL; the protein is encoded by the coding sequence ATGAGCTGTGCACCGTTTGACGCCATTCAAATCGGCCTGGCATCTCCCGAAAAGATCAGAAGCTGGTCTTTCGGCGAGGTAAAAAAGCCAGAAACGATTAACTATAGAACACTCAAGCCGGAAAGAGACGGCCTCTTCTGCGAACGTATTTTTGGGCCCACGAAAGACTGGGAGTGCCACTGCGGTAAATACAAGAAAATCCGCTATAAAGGCAAAATCTGCGACCGCTGCGGCGTCGAGGTCACGAAATCAAACGTCCGCCGCGAGCGCATGGGTCATATCGAGCTGGCAGCCCCGGTCTCCCACATCTGGTACTTCAAGGGTATCCCGTCGCGCATGGGTCTTTTGCTTGATTTAACGCCGCGCATTTTGGAAAAGGTGTTGTATTTTGCCGCCTATATCGTCATTGACCCCGGCATGACGCCGCTGCATAAAAATCAGATTCTCACCGAAAAAGAATACCGCGAAATGCGCGAGAAATATGAAGATGACTTTAAGGCCGGTATGGGCGCTGAAGCCATCCGCGACCTTTTGGCCGACATCGACTGTGAAAAATTCTCCGAGCAGCTCCGCGCTGAGGCCAAGGATGCCTCCGGCCAGAAAAAGGCAAAGCTCGTCAAACGGCTTGAGGTTGTAGAGGCCTTCCGCCAGTCCGGCAATGATCCGACGTGGATGATTATTGACGTGCTGCCCGTCATTCCGCCTGAAATTCGCCCCATGGTCCAGCTCGACGGCGGCCGCTTTGCGACAAGTGACTTAAACGATCTCTACCGCCGCGTAATTAACCGCAACAACCGCCTTAAAAGGCTCATTCAATTAAACGCGCCGGACATTATTGTCCGCAACGAAAAGCGTATGCTGCAGGAAGCTGTCGATGCCCTCATTGATAACGGCCGTCGCGGCCGCGCCGTCACGGGCGCCAATTCCCGCGCTCTTAAATCGCTGTCCGACATGCTCAAGGGTAAGCAGGGTCGCTTCCGTCAGAATCTCCTCGGCAAGCGCGTGGATTACTCCGGTCGTTCCGTTATCGTTGTCGGCCCTGAGCTGAAGCTTTATCAGTGTGGCGTGCCGAAAGAAATGGCCATCGAGCTCTTCCGCCCGTTCGTCATGAAAAAACTTGTTGAGGACGGCGCATCCAACAACATTAAATCAGCCAAGAAGATGGTCGACAAGGGCGCAACCGAAGTGTGGGATGCCCTCGAGGTCGTCATCCGCGAGCATCCGGTGCTTTTAAACCGCGCGCCGACGCTGCATCGCCTTGGCATTCAGGCCTTTGAGCCGATTCTTGTCGAAGGTCGTGCCTTAAAGCTCCATCCGCTTGTCTGTACAGCCTATAATGCCGACTTTGACGGCGATCAGATGGCCATTCACGTGCCGCTCTCATCGGAAGCGCAGGCCGAGGCCCGCATTCTCATGCTATCAGCCAACAACCTTCTGCATCCGAAGGACGGCCAGCCTGTCACCGTCCCAACGCAGGATATGATTCTCGGCTCGTACTATCTCACGTTTATCCGGGAGAAGGAGCCGGGTGCCGGCAAGCACTTTGCCACGCCGAACGAGGCGCTGATGGCATATCAGAACGGAGACGTCGGCATTCACGCACCTGTCTTGGTTCGCGTTTCCAAGAAGATTGACGGTGTCCTGCGCAGGCGGTCGATTGAAACGACGGTCGGGCGCATCATCTTCAACGAACCGATCCCGCAGGACCTCGGCTTTGTTGACCGATCCGACCCCGAGCACATGTTTGACTACGAGGTCAGTTTCCAGACCGGTAAAAAGCAGCTGGAGAAAATTATTAAAAAATGCATCGCCAAGCATGGCTTTACGCTGTCGGCAGAGCTTCTGGACAACATTAAAGCGCTCGGCTTTAAGTACTCCACGCGCGGTGCGATTACGATTTCTATCTCCGACATGACGGTGCCGGAAGCCAAACGGACACTGATTCGCGAAACGGAGAAAAAAGTTGTCGCCATTGAGCAGCAGTATAAGCGCGGCTTTATCACCGATGATGAGCGTTACCGCCTTGTGGTGCGCGAGTGGGAGACGACGACGAAAAACGTCACAAACGCGCTGCAGGACGCGCTGGATGAGTATAACCCCATCTTTATGATGGCAAACTCCGGCGCGCGCGGCTCGATGAATCAGATCCGCCAGCTGGCCGGAATGCGCGGCCTCATGGCCAACACTGCCGGTAAAACAATTGAAATTCCGATTAAAGCGAACTTCCGTGAAGGCTTAACGGTTCTTGAGTACTTCGTCTCCTCGCGCGGTGCGCGTAAAGGCCTTGCCGATACGGCGCTCCGTACGGCTGACTCCGGTTACCTCACGCGCCGTCTTGTCGACGTTTCACAGGATGTTATTATTCGCGAACATGACTGCGCCACACACGATGGCTTTGCCGTCGCCGTCGCCGACGAGACGTCCAACCCCGCGCCAGGCTTTGCCGATGCCATTCACGGTCGTTTCCTGGCGGAAGACGTTCTCGACCCCGCGACAGGAGAGGTTCTGTTTTCAAGAGACAATATGCTCGTTACTGCCGACGCGGACGTGATGGCCGCGCGCGGCGTCGCCGAGGTGAAAATCCGTACGGTGCTTGACTGCGAGGCGCCCAGCGGCGTCTGCGCCAAATGCTACGGCATCAACCTCGCCACCGGTGACCCCGTCTCGATCGGCGAAGCCGTCGGTGTTATCGCCGCGCAGTCGATCGGTGAGCCCGGCACACAGCTCACCATGCGAACGTTCCACACCGGCGGCGTCGCCGGAGACGATATCACACAAGGCCTGCCGCGCGTTGAAGAACTCTTCGAGGCGCGCAAACCGAAAAAAATGTCCATCCTGTCGGAGACATCCGGTACGGTGGAAGTGGAGGAAACCCGGAAAAACGCCATCGTCGCCATCTCCGTCACAAACGCCGAGAGCGGCGAAGTAAAGGTTTATCAAGCCCCGTATTCGGCCGGTATCCGCGTCAAGTCGGGCGATACCGTCAAAAAAGGTGATATGCTGACAGACGGTGCGTTAAACCCGCACGACGTCATGCGCATCCGCGGTAAGGATGACGCGCAGACGTACCTCATCTCTGAGGTTCAGAAGGTTTACCGCCAGCAGGGCGTTGAGATTAACGACAAGCATATCGAAGTCATCGTCCGTCAGATGATGCGTAAGGTGCGTATCGAGGAAGGCGGCGATACGGAGCTGCTGGCCGGTACGACGGTCGATATTTTGGAATTCAAACGTGCCAACCACGACATTCAGGCGCGGCTTGACGCCGGGGAAACGGAACTGCGCAAAGCAAGCTGCGTGCCCCTCCTCATGGGTATCACGAAGGCCTCGCTGGCAACGGAGTCGTTCCTGTCGGCAGCCTCCTTCCAGGAGACGACAAAGGTCTTGACGGAAGCTGCCATCAAGGGCAAGGTCGACCACCTCGTTGGCCTGAAGGAAAACGTTATCATCGGCAAGCTCGTCCCCGCTGGCAGCGGCCTGTCGCTGTACAGAAAATTTGAGCGCAAGATGACGGACGTCTCATGGGATATAGACGATGAGGAGGAAGAAGAGGACGACGTTGACCTGTCTGCCCTCGTCGGCTCCGGCAACGCGCTGTAA
- the rpsL gene encoding 30S ribosomal protein S12, whose amino-acid sequence MPTFNQLVRKGREELSYKSTSPAMQKGLNTLKNKETNLSSPQKRGVCTAVRTSTPKKPNSALRKIARVRLTNGYEVTAYIPGIGHNLQEHSVVMIRGGRVKDLPGVRYHIIRGTLDTQGVNKRMQGRSKYGAKKPKAGKTAAKK is encoded by the coding sequence ATGCCAACATTTAATCAGCTTGTCAGAAAGGGAAGAGAGGAGCTCTCCTACAAGTCAACGTCGCCGGCCATGCAAAAGGGCCTCAACACGCTGAAAAACAAGGAGACGAACCTGTCCTCGCCGCAGAAGAGAGGCGTCTGCACAGCCGTCAGAACATCGACACCGAAAAAGCCGAACTCCGCGCTGCGGAAAATCGCCCGTGTCCGTTTGACGAACGGCTATGAGGTCACGGCCTATATCCCCGGTATCGGCCACAATCTTCAGGAGCACTCTGTCGTCATGATTCGCGGCGGCCGTGTCAAGGACCTCCCTGGCGTCCGCTATCATATCATCCGCGGCACGCTGGATACGCAGGGCGTCAATAAGCGCATGCAGGGTCGCTCCAAGTACGGCGCGAAGAAGCCCAAGGCTGGCAAGACAGCGGCAAAGAAGTAA
- the rpsG gene encoding 30S ribosomal protein S7 → MPRRGNVPKREVLPDPLYNSVLVTRLVNSIMLDGKKGVAQKVVYSAFDIIGEKTGKPPLDVFITAIENIMPSLEVKARRVGGATYQVPIEVRADRRQTLGLRWLTTYSRARNEKTMKERLAGEIMDAANNLGSAVKKREDTHRMADSNKAFAHYRW, encoded by the coding sequence GTGCCCAGAAGAGGTAACGTACCGAAAAGAGAAGTTTTGCCTGATCCTCTGTACAATTCCGTGCTTGTAACGAGGCTCGTCAACAGCATCATGCTCGACGGCAAAAAAGGTGTCGCTCAGAAAGTCGTCTACAGCGCGTTTGATATTATTGGCGAAAAGACAGGCAAGCCGCCGCTGGACGTTTTCATTACGGCGATCGAAAATATCATGCCGTCGCTCGAAGTCAAGGCCCGCCGTGTCGGCGGTGCCACCTATCAGGTGCCGATCGAGGTCCGCGCCGACAGGCGTCAGACGCTCGGCTTGCGCTGGCTGACAACGTATTCAAGAGCGCGCAATGAAAAAACGATGAAAGAGCGTCTCGCAGGCGAAATCATGGACGCCGCCAATAACCTCGGCAGCGCCGTCAAGAAACGCGAAGATACCCATAGAATGGCAGATTCTAATAAAGCTTTTGCCCACTACCGCTGGTAA